The genomic window TTAAAACTTTCAGAATGTCCTATAGAATATAAGGAAAGTGGATATCCTTTAGGTTACCACACAAAAGAGATACTTGAAAAATTAGGATATTCAGAAGAAGATATTAAAAACTTAATAGAAGTTGGAGCAACATCTCTGTATGAAAAATAATTATAAAAAATATTATAAATCTCCTATTGGACTTCTAGAAATAATTTATGATGAAAATTATATAAATTCTGTGGAGTTAATAGAAAATATAGATTTTGAAAATAATCAAAGTGATGATATAGGAGAAAAAGCCGTAAAACAATTAAAAGAATATTTTTTAGGACAGAGAAAAAAATTTGATTTACCATTAAACTTTAAAGGAACAGATTTTCAAATAAAAGTTTGGAAAGAATTGGAAAAAATTCCTTATGGTGAAACTAGAACTTATAAAGAAATTGGTATAAATGTAGGATGTCCAAAGGGAGCTAGAGCCATAGGAAATTCTAATAATAAAAATCCATTTATAATAGTAATTCCATGTCATAGAGTTATAGGAAGCAATGGGAAATTAGTTGGATATGCAAAAGGATTAGATATAAAAAAATATCTTCTTGATTTTGAAAAAGAAAATATATAAATAAAAACGCTAAAGAGAGGAAAAATCCAATCTTTAGCTTTTCTTTTATTATTTTTTCTCTTCTTCTTTTGGAAGAATAAGATTTAGTAATAAAGCAAGTAGAGTTGACATTACAACACTAGAACCAAATATTAATTTTATAATTTGAGGAAATTGAGCAATAGCTTGTGGTACTTGACCTATCCCAGAACCTAAAGCTACAGATAATCCAACTATTATCATTGTTCTTCCAGTAATTCCATTTTTACTGATAATTTGTATTCCAGTCATACTTATCATAGAGAAAACTGTTATAGTTCCCCCACCGATTACAGCTGAAGGAATTGTATTTATTATAGCTCCAAATTTTGGCATAAAACCAGCTATTAATAAAAATGTAGCAGCCATTCCTATTACATATCTACTTACCACTTTTGTTAATACTACTAATCCAACATTTTGTGAATATGTTGCTGTTGGAAAAGAGTTTAAAGCAGAAGCTACTAAAGCACTGAAACCATTTCCAATAACTCCACCAGACAACTCTTTATCAGTAACTTCTCTATTCATTCCTCCTAAAGTGACAGCAGATAAGTCTCCTACAGCTTGAATAGCAGTTACAAGATACATAATAGACATAGCTATTATAGAACCAATTTCAAATTGAGGTGGTCCAAATACAAAGAATTTAGGTAGAGCAAACCAAGAAGCTTCTTTTACAGGAGTAAAATCTACAATTCCTAAAAATAAAGAGATTATATATCCAATAGTCATTCCAATTAAAATTGAAGATAATTTTGCAATTCCTTTAGTATAGTGATTAAAAAATAAAACTATTCCTAAAACTATTAAACTTATAGCCCAGTTTTCATAAGAGCCATATGTAGGACTTCCAACTCCACCAGCCATATAATTAATTCCTATAGGAAATAGAGATAAACCAATGGAAAAAACTACTGTTCCAGCTACTAAAGGTGGAAAAAATTTTCTTATTCTTTTTAAATATCCTCCAATTAAAATAGAAACTACTCCACCCATTATTTGAGAACCAAATAATATTGGCAAACTTCCTGAACCATCAGACAAAATTGCTAAAGTAGTTGGTAAAAATCCAAAACTTACACCCATTACTACAGGTAATTTAGACCCTGTTTGCAAACCAAAAATTCCAATAGGATAAATTTGTATAAAAGTGGCAATGGCAGCAGTTAACATAGAACATTGAATCAAAATTGTAATGATGTTTTGGTCTAATTTTGCAACTCTAGATACAATTAAAATGGGAGCAACATTTCCTACAAACATAGCTACAATATGTTGAAAGGCTAATGGTAGAGCTTCT from Fusobacterium sp. FSA-380-WT-3A includes these protein-coding regions:
- a CDS encoding methylated-DNA--[protein]-cysteine S-methyltransferase, whose translation is MKNNYKKYYKSPIGLLEIIYDENYINSVELIENIDFENNQSDDIGEKAVKQLKEYFLGQRKKFDLPLNFKGTDFQIKVWKELEKIPYGETRTYKEIGINVGCPKGARAIGNSNNKNPFIIVIPCHRVIGSNGKLVGYAKGLDIKKYLLDFEKENI
- a CDS encoding uracil-xanthine permease family protein, with translation MLKENKNLTESSELFKIDGKPSFLEALPLAFQHIVAMFVGNVAPILIVSRVAKLDQNIITILIQCSMLTAAIATFIQIYPIGIFGLQTGSKLPVVMGVSFGFLPTTLAILSDGSGSLPILFGSQIMGGVVSILIGGYLKRIRKFFPPLVAGTVVFSIGLSLFPIGINYMAGGVGSPTYGSYENWAISLIVLGIVLFFNHYTKGIAKLSSILIGMTIGYIISLFLGIVDFTPVKEASWFALPKFFVFGPPQFEIGSIIAMSIMYLVTAIQAVGDLSAVTLGGMNREVTDKELSGGVIGNGFSALVASALNSFPTATYSQNVGLVVLTKVVSRYVIGMAATFLLIAGFMPKFGAIINTIPSAVIGGGTITVFSMISMTGIQIISKNGITGRTMIIVGLSVALGSGIGQVPQAIAQFPQIIKLIFGSSVVMSTLLALLLNLILPKEEEKK